The Exiguobacterium aurantiacum DSM 6208 genome includes a window with the following:
- the hflX gene encoding GTPase HflX: protein MEREKVIIVGCQLPTVDDWTYEQSMGELVELVDTARGEVVARLDQKRQQIDRRTFIGKGKVEELAMLIEQFAPDIVIFNAELSPAQSKNIRISLNDPDEMKLIDRTQLILDIFAGRAQSKEGKLQVELAQMNYLLPRLIGQGTQLSRLGGGIGTRGPGETKLESDRRHIKRRIDEIKKQLEGTVAHRDRYRERRKENRVFQVALVGYTNAGKSTIFNRLTDADTYEQDELFATLDPLTRELELPRGGKVLITDTVGFIRDLPTKLVAAFRSTLEEVVGADLVLHVIDASNPHYMNQIDTTNSVLSELGASELPQLEVYNKKDRLTADFVGGPLVISALDATDIETLIGAIEDKICDVLTKVHVILPVSSFEHYHPAKDSMYRLEENFLDDGSVELVGYMREDTRLYSTLKQFEV from the coding sequence ATGGAACGAGAGAAAGTGATCATCGTCGGCTGTCAATTACCGACAGTCGATGATTGGACATATGAACAATCGATGGGGGAACTCGTCGAATTAGTCGACACAGCAAGAGGTGAGGTCGTCGCCCGGCTCGATCAAAAGCGGCAACAAATCGATCGCCGCACGTTCATCGGAAAGGGGAAGGTCGAGGAGCTCGCCATGCTCATCGAACAGTTCGCACCAGACATCGTCATCTTCAACGCCGAGCTGTCACCGGCCCAATCGAAGAATATTCGCATCTCATTGAACGATCCGGACGAGATGAAATTGATTGACCGGACACAGCTCATCCTCGACATTTTCGCAGGACGCGCCCAATCGAAAGAAGGGAAGCTCCAAGTCGAGCTCGCGCAGATGAACTACCTGTTGCCACGCTTGATTGGGCAGGGCACACAATTGTCGCGGCTCGGAGGCGGGATCGGGACGCGTGGACCGGGTGAGACGAAACTGGAAAGCGACCGCCGTCACATCAAACGCCGCATCGACGAGATCAAGAAACAGCTCGAAGGGACCGTCGCGCACCGTGACCGTTACCGCGAGCGCCGGAAAGAGAACCGGGTGTTTCAAGTCGCACTCGTCGGTTACACGAACGCCGGAAAATCGACGATCTTCAACCGTCTGACGGATGCCGATACGTACGAGCAGGACGAACTGTTCGCGACGCTCGACCCGCTCACGCGCGAGCTTGAGTTGCCGCGCGGCGGGAAAGTGTTAATTACGGATACGGTCGGGTTCATCCGTGACTTGCCGACGAAACTCGTCGCTGCCTTCCGCTCGACACTCGAAGAAGTCGTCGGGGCCGACCTCGTGCTTCATGTCATCGACGCGTCGAACCCGCACTACATGAATCAAATCGATACGACCAACTCGGTTCTGTCGGAGCTCGGCGCGAGCGAGTTGCCGCAGCTCGAAGTGTACAATAAGAAAGACCGCTTGACGGCCGACTTCGTCGGTGGACCACTCGTCATCTCGGCGCTCGACGCTACGGATATCGAGACGCTCATCGGTGCGATCGAAGACAAAATCTGTGACGTGTTGACGAAAGTACACGTCATTTTACCGGTCAGCTCGTTCGAGCATTACCATCCGGCCAAAGATTCGATGTATCGGCTCGAGGAGAACTTCCTTGATGACGGTTCGGTCGAACTCGTCGGGTATATGAGAGAAGACACGCGTCTATATTCGACGCTGAAACAATTTGAGGTGTGA
- a CDS encoding metal-binding protein, with the protein MASGKTHTRTNFVAIGALAVATPFIDLDVPLALLLGAIVGTLWLSPDLDLKSDAYFRWGPLRGFWLPYVKLMPHRSLFSHLPVLSDLIRIIYLGFPIVILLTFTPYEAATIAWLDANGLPFFLGLTFATTLHTALDYTSTFFKRAF; encoded by the coding sequence ATGGCGAGCGGTAAGACCCATACGCGTACGAACTTCGTGGCAATCGGTGCTCTTGCGGTTGCCACGCCTTTTATTGACCTCGATGTCCCGCTCGCGCTTTTGCTCGGCGCCATCGTCGGGACGCTCTGGCTCTCCCCGGACCTCGACTTGAAGTCAGACGCCTACTTCCGCTGGGGGCCGCTCCGCGGATTTTGGCTACCTTACGTGAAGCTGATGCCGCACCGGTCGCTCTTCTCGCACTTGCCGGTATTGAGTGATTTGATTCGAATCATTTACCTCGGCTTTCCGATCGTCATCTTGCTCACGTTCACACCGTATGAAGCCGCCACAATCGCTTGGCTCGACGCGAACGGCTTGCCGTTCTTCCTCGGCCTCACGTTCGCGACGACGCTTCATACAGCCCTCGATTACACATCGACATTTTTCAAACGTGCGTTCTAA
- a CDS encoding DUF896 domain-containing protein: MLAPEQLERINFLANKAKTDGLSQQEMDEQQALRQQYLKAFRQSFKSQMMGMKVVDPDGNDVTPQKLKEEQDRQRSE; the protein is encoded by the coding sequence ATGTTAGCACCTGAACAATTGGAGCGAATCAATTTCCTCGCCAACAAAGCGAAGACAGACGGTCTCTCGCAGCAAGAGATGGATGAACAACAAGCTTTACGTCAACAATATTTGAAAGCGTTCCGTCAATCGTTCAAATCCCAAATGATGGGTATGAAAGTCGTCGATCCGGATGGCAACGACGTGACACCGCAAAAACTGAAAGAAGAGCAAGATCGTCAACGCTCGGAATGA
- a CDS encoding YneF family protein — MSTLFWILIVVAALIGGIAIGFFIARKYMMNYLEQNPPINEDMIRTLMMQMGQKPSQKKVNQVMRAMNVQMKNEKKS, encoded by the coding sequence TTGAGTACATTGTTCTGGATTCTTATCGTCGTAGCAGCACTCATCGGAGGTATCGCGATCGGTTTCTTCATCGCTCGTAAATACATGATGAACTACCTCGAACAAAACCCGCCAATCAATGAAGATATGATTCGTACGTTGATGATGCAAATGGGTCAAAAACCGTCACAGAAGAAAGTCAACCAAGTGATGCGTGCCATGAACGTTCAAATGAAGAACGAAAAGAAATCATAA
- a CDS encoding ABC transporter transmembrane domain-containing protein, with the protein MRVFKQLSWFFKLEWRTYALGIVLLMFVAALELVPPRIIGRIVDEMNEGSLEANLLWLLLGGLAAVGIGNYVARFFWRYFIFGASIRLGRLLRSQLYRHFTDLDQRFYKKSRVGDLMAHATNDVQAVSMTAGAGILTLVDSVTMGTFVIITMVTTISWKLTVVALLPLPIMVALTTRYGKLLHSRFGVAQAAFSELNDKVQESVSGVRVLKSTGEIGRDVESFEKLSDEVMAKNVRVAKIDALYDPTIFGIVGLSYILSIGYGAYLIEQGELTIGQIVSFTAYLGLLTWPMLAFGWLFNIVERGRASYDRIERMLAVKPEIQDDPVAATKLAHSEIEADVRMFAYDEVPVLRDVSFRLERGKTLGVVGRTGSGKTTIVRLLTREYDVNEGKVKIGGINIRQVKKSVLLERVALVPQDHFLFSDSIANNIAFGRPDASMDEIMTAAKVAEVHDDIMRLPEGYATLVGERGVTLSGGQKQRISIARALMIDADVLILDDALSAVDAKTEEAIIEHFRTGNPDQSRLIVAHRLSAVEHADEILVLEDGKVIQRGSHDELIQQEGWYKDTYDRQQLEAIVEGGGHHEA; encoded by the coding sequence ATTCGTGTATTCAAACAATTATCCTGGTTTTTCAAGCTGGAGTGGCGCACATACGCACTCGGTATTGTCCTGCTCATGTTCGTCGCCGCGCTCGAGCTCGTGCCGCCGCGCATCATCGGCCGTATCGTCGATGAGATGAACGAAGGTTCGCTCGAAGCGAACTTGTTGTGGCTCCTCCTCGGCGGTCTCGCCGCCGTCGGCATCGGGAACTATGTGGCCCGCTTCTTTTGGCGCTATTTCATCTTCGGTGCGTCAATCCGGCTCGGACGATTGCTCCGGAGCCAGCTTTATCGACACTTTACCGATTTGGATCAACGTTTTTACAAGAAGTCACGAGTCGGAGATTTAATGGCGCATGCGACGAACGACGTGCAAGCCGTCTCGATGACGGCCGGGGCCGGCATCTTAACACTCGTCGATAGCGTGACGATGGGGACGTTCGTCATCATCACGATGGTGACGACGATCAGTTGGAAGTTGACGGTCGTCGCGCTCTTGCCGTTACCAATCATGGTCGCATTGACGACACGTTACGGAAAGTTGCTACATAGCCGGTTCGGCGTCGCTCAGGCAGCGTTCTCCGAACTGAACGATAAAGTCCAGGAGAGCGTCAGTGGCGTGCGTGTCTTGAAATCAACCGGTGAAATCGGACGAGACGTCGAATCGTTCGAGAAACTGTCTGATGAGGTGATGGCGAAAAACGTTCGCGTCGCCAAAATTGATGCGCTGTATGACCCGACCATCTTCGGGATTGTCGGACTATCTTACATATTATCGATCGGATATGGGGCGTATTTGATTGAGCAAGGCGAGCTCACGATCGGTCAAATCGTCAGTTTCACGGCGTACCTCGGTTTACTCACGTGGCCGATGCTCGCGTTCGGCTGGCTGTTCAATATCGTCGAACGTGGTCGCGCCTCATACGACCGAATCGAGCGCATGCTCGCCGTCAAACCTGAGATCCAAGACGATCCGGTGGCGGCGACGAAGCTGGCCCATTCCGAAATTGAGGCCGACGTCCGCATGTTCGCGTATGATGAGGTACCTGTGCTACGGGATGTGTCGTTCCGCCTCGAGCGCGGCAAGACGCTCGGAGTCGTCGGGCGCACCGGTTCCGGGAAGACGACGATCGTCCGTTTGTTGACGCGCGAATATGATGTGAACGAAGGCAAAGTCAAAATCGGGGGCATCAACATCCGCCAAGTGAAAAAATCGGTCTTACTCGAACGGGTCGCGCTCGTCCCGCAAGATCATTTCCTCTTCTCGGACTCGATCGCGAACAACATCGCGTTCGGCCGTCCCGACGCAAGCATGGACGAGATCATGACCGCCGCGAAAGTGGCCGAAGTGCATGATGACATCATGCGCCTCCCAGAAGGATACGCGACGCTCGTCGGAGAGCGCGGCGTGACGCTCTCAGGAGGGCAGAAACAGCGTATCTCGATCGCCCGCGCCCTCATGATTGATGCGGACGTCCTCATTCTTGACGATGCGTTGTCCGCCGTCGATGCGAAGACGGAAGAAGCGATCATCGAACACTTCAGAACGGGGAATCCGGACCAATCCCGCCTGATCGTTGCCCATCGTCTCTCGGCTGTCGAACATGCTGATGAGATTCTTGTGCTAGAGGACGGGAAAGTCATTCAACGGGGTAGCCATGACGAACTGATTCAGCAAGAAGGTTGGTATAAAGATACGTACGATCGTCAACAGCTCGAGGCGATCGTGGAAGGAGGCGGGCATCATGAAGCATGA
- the glnA gene encoding type I glutamate--ammonia ligase has product MARKTFTKEDIKRIAQEEDVRFIRLQFTDILGTIKNVEVPISQLDKALDNKMMFDGSSIEGFVRIEESDMYLYPDLNTWVVFPWTDGSGKVARLICDIYNPDGTPFSGDPRGTLKRNLEHMQKLGFTAFNVGPEPEFFLFKKDLNGQPTLELNDQGGYFDLAPVDLGENCRKEIVIELENMGFEIEASHHEVAPGQHEIDFKYADAVTTADNIQTFKLVVKTIAAKYGLHATFMPKPLFGVNGSGMHANMSLFKGDTNVFYDPNGEMELSDTARAFTAGILEHARAFTAICNPTVNSYKRLVPGYEAPCYVAWSARNRSPLVRVPAARGLSTRIEVRSVDPAANPYLALSSLLASGLDGIEKDLVAPKPIDSNIYVMDKPERVANGIDDLPATLFDALEVLRADKVVMDSLGEHIGEHFLELKEIEWDMFRMQVTEWERDQYMTLY; this is encoded by the coding sequence ATGGCCAGAAAAACGTTCACGAAAGAAGACATCAAACGGATCGCACAAGAAGAGGACGTACGCTTCATTCGTCTTCAATTCACAGACATCCTCGGAACGATCAAAAACGTCGAGGTGCCGATCAGCCAATTGGACAAAGCACTCGACAACAAGATGATGTTCGACGGTTCTTCAATCGAAGGATTCGTCCGCATCGAGGAGTCAGACATGTACCTTTATCCAGACCTTAACACGTGGGTTGTCTTCCCGTGGACAGATGGCAGCGGAAAAGTCGCTCGCTTGATTTGTGATATTTATAACCCAGACGGCACACCGTTTAGCGGAGACCCGCGCGGTACGCTCAAACGCAACCTTGAGCACATGCAAAAGCTTGGCTTCACAGCGTTCAACGTCGGACCAGAGCCTGAGTTCTTCCTCTTCAAAAAGGATTTGAACGGTCAACCGACACTCGAATTGAACGACCAAGGTGGCTACTTCGACTTGGCGCCGGTCGACCTCGGCGAGAACTGCCGTAAAGAGATCGTCATCGAGCTTGAGAACATGGGCTTTGAAATCGAAGCATCGCACCACGAAGTCGCACCAGGGCAACACGAGATCGACTTCAAATATGCGGATGCGGTCACGACAGCCGATAACATCCAAACGTTCAAGCTCGTCGTCAAGACGATTGCGGCGAAGTATGGTCTTCACGCGACGTTCATGCCGAAACCACTCTTCGGCGTCAACGGTTCAGGGATGCACGCCAACATGTCGCTCTTCAAAGGCGACACGAACGTCTTCTACGACCCGAATGGCGAAATGGAATTGTCAGACACGGCCCGTGCTTTCACGGCGGGAATCCTCGAGCACGCTCGTGCGTTTACGGCCATCTGTAACCCTACGGTCAACTCATACAAGCGTCTCGTACCAGGTTATGAGGCACCTTGCTACGTCGCATGGAGCGCACGCAACCGTTCACCACTCGTTCGTGTCCCGGCGGCCCGTGGCCTCTCGACGCGTATCGAAGTACGTTCGGTCGACCCGGCGGCGAACCCATACCTCGCCCTCTCGTCACTCTTGGCTTCAGGCCTCGACGGGATCGAAAAAGATTTAGTTGCACCAAAACCAATCGACAGCAACATTTACGTCATGGACAAGCCAGAACGTGTCGCGAACGGTATCGACGACCTTCCAGCGACGCTCTTCGATGCACTCGAAGTGCTCCGTGCCGATAAAGTCGTCATGGACTCACTCGGTGAGCATATCGGCGAACACTTCCTCGAATTGAAAGAGATCGAGTGGGACATGTTCCGTATGCAAGTGACGGAGTGGGAGCGCGATCAGTACATGACGCTCTACTAA
- a CDS encoding YneB family resolvase-like protein, with protein MRVVIYCRVSTNKAAQETSLGRQVEELTRMAKRLEADVIDTITEQESGYEVNRTGLLDLLEHVSASNLDAVLVTDDSRLGRGNAKIAILHTLMKHDVRLLTMQSSDEYVVSDAEKMVLEIVSVVEEYQRKIHNAKISRGMRRAVANGFNPQRNIQHHDQGGRSRIEVPIEEIVQLRERGLTFAEIAATLRGFGYEVSKATVNRRYLEHVAVSKT; from the coding sequence ATGCGAGTCGTCATTTATTGTCGCGTGTCGACGAACAAAGCGGCGCAAGAGACTTCGCTCGGTCGTCAAGTCGAGGAGTTGACGAGGATGGCGAAACGCCTCGAGGCCGACGTCATCGACACGATCACCGAACAAGAGAGCGGATATGAGGTCAATCGGACGGGTCTTCTCGATTTACTCGAGCATGTCTCCGCCTCGAACCTGGACGCCGTCCTCGTGACAGATGACAGCCGGCTCGGACGAGGGAACGCGAAAATCGCCATTTTGCACACGCTCATGAAGCACGACGTCCGGCTGTTGACGATGCAATCGTCTGATGAGTATGTCGTCTCTGACGCGGAGAAAATGGTGCTCGAGATCGTCAGTGTCGTCGAAGAGTACCAACGGAAGATTCATAACGCGAAAATATCTCGCGGGATGCGGCGGGCTGTGGCGAACGGGTTCAACCCGCAACGAAACATTCAGCATCATGATCAAGGCGGCCGGAGCCGGATCGAGGTCCCGATCGAAGAGATCGTCCAACTCCGTGAACGTGGGTTGACGTTTGCGGAAATCGCGGCGACGTTACGCGGCTTCGGATATGAAGTCTCGAAAGCGACGGTCAACCGCCGTTATCTCGAACACGTGGCGGTATCGAAAACTTGA
- a CDS encoding methionine gamma-lyase family protein: MMWQEKIDHYDELAPFVKQAEQRVRPYFEAIEETAEFNQYRVLESFKKHKVSDFHFNPTTGYGYDDIGRDTLESIYADVFGAELALCRPQIISGTHAIGIALFGVLLPGDELLYVTGKPYDTLEEIVGIRGDGRGSLRELGVGYDTVELKDDRIDVEAVLKRVRPETKLIGIQRSKGYANRRSIPVQEIGKAIAAIKAAHPHVFVFVDNCYGEFVETNEPTHVGADLMAGSLIKNPGGGLAKTGGYIAGTKELIERCSFRMTTPGIGSEAGPSLYSLQEMYQGFYMAPHTVAQALKGAHLTASLLSLLGFETDPHYTERRTDLIQSVTFRDRDKMIAFCQSIQMASPVNAHALPVPAYMPGYEDDVIMAAGTFIQGSSIELSADGPLRAPYTAYVQGGLTYAHVKVALMLALSQLRTKGLVKFDPQNITTTL, from the coding sequence ATGATGTGGCAAGAAAAGATTGATCATTATGATGAACTCGCCCCGTTCGTGAAGCAAGCGGAACAACGGGTGCGACCTTATTTCGAAGCGATCGAGGAAACGGCAGAGTTTAACCAGTACCGTGTCCTCGAATCGTTCAAAAAGCATAAAGTATCGGACTTCCATTTCAATCCGACGACCGGTTATGGCTATGACGACATCGGGCGTGACACGCTCGAGTCGATTTATGCGGACGTGTTCGGGGCCGAGCTCGCCCTTTGTCGTCCCCAAATCATCTCTGGAACGCACGCCATCGGCATCGCCTTGTTCGGCGTGTTGTTGCCGGGTGATGAGCTCTTGTATGTCACGGGTAAACCGTACGATACGCTCGAAGAGATCGTCGGTATCCGTGGCGACGGCCGCGGTTCATTGAGAGAACTTGGTGTCGGCTATGACACGGTCGAGTTGAAAGACGACCGCATCGATGTCGAAGCGGTCTTGAAACGGGTCCGTCCTGAGACGAAACTCATCGGGATTCAGCGCTCGAAAGGATACGCCAATCGGCGCAGCATCCCGGTGCAGGAGATTGGGAAGGCGATCGCGGCGATCAAAGCGGCCCATCCGCACGTATTCGTCTTCGTCGACAACTGCTACGGTGAATTCGTCGAGACGAATGAGCCAACCCACGTCGGTGCCGACCTCATGGCCGGTTCGCTCATTAAAAACCCAGGCGGTGGGCTTGCCAAGACGGGCGGCTATATCGCCGGCACGAAGGAACTGATTGAACGTTGCTCGTTCCGGATGACGACGCCGGGCATCGGCAGCGAGGCCGGACCATCGCTCTATTCGCTCCAAGAGATGTACCAAGGCTTCTATATGGCGCCGCACACGGTCGCCCAAGCGTTGAAAGGGGCCCATTTGACGGCGAGCCTATTGTCACTTCTCGGCTTTGAGACCGATCCGCATTATACGGAGCGACGCACCGATCTGATTCAGTCGGTGACGTTCCGCGACCGCGACAAGATGATCGCGTTTTGCCAGAGCATCCAAATGGCGTCACCGGTCAACGCCCATGCGCTTCCGGTTCCGGCCTACATGCCTGGGTATGAGGACGACGTCATCATGGCGGCCGGGACGTTCATCCAAGGTTCGTCCATCGAGCTATCAGCCGACGGTCCGCTCCGCGCACCGTACACGGCGTACGTTCAAGGCGGCTTGACGTATGCGCACGTCAAGGTCGCGTTAATGCTGGCCTTGAGCCAATTACGTACGAAAGGGCTCGTTAAGTTTGACCCACAAAACATCACAACGACGTTGTAA
- the lexA gene encoding transcriptional repressor LexA translates to MKKMSARQQQILDFIKDEVRSKGYPPSVREIGEAVGLASSSTVHGHLDRLEKRGLIRRDKTKPRAIEILSEDAVVTNDHEAVTYVPVIGKVTAGTPITAIENVEEHFPLPSHIVGADNVYMLSVSGDSMVNAGILDGDRVLVRQQNTADNGEIVVAMTDEGEATVKRIYKEASKVRLQPENDELEAMYFDNVSILGKVIGVYRTIH, encoded by the coding sequence ATGAAAAAAATGTCAGCAAGACAACAACAGATTCTTGATTTTATAAAAGACGAAGTGCGCTCGAAAGGATATCCACCTTCTGTCCGAGAAATCGGTGAGGCGGTCGGTTTGGCTTCAAGCTCGACCGTACACGGTCACTTAGATCGCTTAGAGAAGCGCGGATTGATCCGTCGCGACAAGACGAAGCCTCGCGCAATCGAGATCTTAAGTGAGGATGCCGTCGTCACGAACGACCACGAAGCGGTCACGTACGTACCGGTCATCGGGAAAGTAACGGCCGGGACGCCGATCACGGCGATCGAGAACGTGGAAGAGCACTTCCCCCTCCCATCGCATATCGTCGGTGCCGACAACGTCTACATGCTCTCCGTTTCTGGAGACTCAATGGTGAACGCCGGCATTCTCGACGGAGACCGGGTCCTCGTGAGACAGCAGAACACGGCCGACAATGGAGAGATTGTCGTCGCGATGACCGACGAAGGCGAAGCGACGGTCAAGCGGATCTACAAAGAGGCCTCAAAAGTTAGGCTCCAACCGGAGAATGATGAACTTGAGGCGATGTATTTCGACAACGTTTCGATCTTAGGGAAAGTCATCGGTGTATACCGGACGATTCACTAA
- the tkt gene encoding transketolase, which translates to MKLVETTTKELLAINSIRTLSIDAVQKANSGHPGMPMGAAPMAFTLWTDKMRHNPKNPNWFNRDRFVLSAGHGSMLLYSLLHLSGYDLSLDDLKSFRQMDSKTPGHPEYRHTAGVDATTGPLGQGIAMAVGMAMAEKHLEATYNRDEFKVVDHFTYGICGDGDLMEGVSAEAASLAGHLKLGKLVVLYDSNDISLDGDLHKSFSESVEDRFNAYGWQVIRVEDGTDIDTIAKAIDEAKAEASKPTLIEVKTVIGFGSPNKSGKSASHGAPLGEAEIELTKQFYKWEGENFYVPTEVYDLFNEKVIEPGAKYESDWNELVEAYKSAHPELGAQFERAMNNELPEGWDSELPTFEIGSKKATRQTSGEVLNALAKAVPTLFGGSADLAGSNNSMIKGAADFDEDPAGRNIWFGVREFAMAAAVNGMALHGGVVPYGATFFVFSDYLRPAVRLAALMGLPSTFILTHDSIAVGEDGPTHEPVEHLMSFRAMPNVSVLRPADGKETIAAWKQAVTTTSSPSLLVLTRQALPELEGTSIEQAAKGAYVVAGDSNEADVLLLGTGSEVHVLVEAREQLASEGVKAAVVSMPSWELFEAQSAEYKESVLPSSVTKRVSLEAGSTLGWYKYVGFGGKVLGIDKFGASAPGDLLMKEYGMSVENVIAAVKSL; encoded by the coding sequence ATGAAATTAGTGGAAACAACTACTAAAGAATTATTAGCGATTAACTCGATTCGGACGCTCTCAATCGATGCGGTCCAAAAAGCGAACTCTGGTCACCCGGGTATGCCGATGGGTGCGGCTCCGATGGCGTTCACGCTTTGGACAGATAAGATGCGTCATAATCCGAAAAACCCGAACTGGTTCAACCGTGACCGTTTCGTGTTATCAGCAGGTCATGGTTCGATGCTCTTGTACTCGCTTCTTCACTTGTCTGGTTACGATTTGTCACTCGACGACCTGAAATCGTTCCGTCAAATGGACTCGAAGACGCCAGGTCATCCAGAGTACCGTCACACGGCTGGTGTCGACGCGACGACTGGACCGCTCGGACAAGGGATCGCCATGGCTGTCGGAATGGCGATGGCGGAGAAGCATCTTGAAGCAACGTATAACCGTGATGAGTTCAAAGTGGTTGATCACTTCACATACGGGATTTGCGGCGACGGTGACTTGATGGAAGGCGTGTCGGCGGAAGCTGCCTCACTCGCTGGTCACTTGAAACTTGGCAAGCTCGTCGTCCTTTATGATTCAAACGACATCTCACTTGACGGTGACCTTCACAAGTCGTTCTCAGAAAGTGTCGAAGACCGTTTCAACGCCTACGGTTGGCAAGTCATCCGTGTCGAGGACGGTACAGACATCGACACGATCGCCAAGGCGATCGATGAGGCGAAAGCCGAAGCGTCAAAACCGACACTCATCGAAGTGAAGACGGTTATCGGCTTCGGATCACCGAACAAATCAGGGAAATCGGCTTCGCACGGGGCTCCACTCGGTGAAGCGGAAATCGAGCTCACGAAACAGTTCTATAAGTGGGAAGGCGAGAACTTCTACGTCCCGACTGAAGTGTACGACTTGTTCAACGAGAAAGTCATCGAGCCAGGCGCGAAATATGAGTCTGACTGGAACGAACTCGTCGAAGCTTACAAATCGGCTCACCCAGAGCTTGGCGCCCAATTCGAACGCGCGATGAACAACGAGCTCCCAGAAGGCTGGGACAGCGAATTGCCGACGTTTGAGATCGGTTCGAAGAAAGCGACACGCCAGACGAGCGGTGAGGTGTTGAACGCACTCGCGAAGGCAGTGCCGACACTCTTCGGTGGATCGGCTGACCTCGCCGGTTCGAACAACTCGATGATCAAAGGCGCGGCTGACTTCGACGAAGATCCGGCTGGCCGCAACATCTGGTTCGGGGTACGTGAGTTCGCGATGGCGGCTGCCGTCAACGGAATGGCGCTTCACGGCGGAGTTGTCCCGTACGGTGCGACGTTCTTCGTGTTCTCAGACTACCTTCGTCCTGCGGTCCGTTTGGCTGCCCTCATGGGTCTTCCATCGACGTTCATCTTGACGCACGATTCGATCGCGGTCGGTGAAGATGGTCCGACGCACGAACCGGTCGAACATTTGATGAGCTTCCGCGCGATGCCGAACGTATCGGTCCTCCGCCCGGCGGATGGAAAAGAGACGATCGCGGCTTGGAAACAGGCTGTGACGACGACATCTAGCCCATCACTTCTCGTCTTGACGCGTCAAGCGCTTCCTGAGCTTGAAGGGACGTCAATCGAGCAAGCAGCTAAAGGCGCATACGTCGTGGCTGGCGACTCGAACGAAGCGGACGTGCTCCTCCTCGGTACGGGTTCTGAAGTACACGTACTCGTCGAAGCGCGCGAACAACTCGCCTCTGAAGGCGTGAAAGCGGCTGTTGTATCGATGCCTTCGTGGGAATTGTTCGAAGCGCAATCGGCAGAATACAAAGAATCGGTCCTTCCGTCATCTGTGACGAAGCGCGTCTCGCTTGAAGCTGGATCGACGCTCGGTTGGTACAAGTACGTCGGATTCGGCGGTAAAGTACTCGGAATCGACAAGTTCGGTGCCTCTGCTCCTGGGGACCTCCTCATGAAAGAATACGGCATGTCGGTCGAGAACGTGATCGCCGCTGTCAAATCGCTTTAA
- a CDS encoding MerR family transcriptional regulator produces the protein MADQFRRSNPLFPIGIVQDLTQLTGRQIRYYEEQGLISPSRTESKRRLYSFNDVERLLAIKDFIDQGFNLAAIRHMLDNEGTTETDSTASKEPVSETPKISEKELHKLLKTQLQEAGRFNKTSLIQGELSRFYR, from the coding sequence ATGGCCGATCAATTTCGTCGCTCCAACCCGTTGTTTCCGATTGGAATCGTCCAAGACTTGACGCAACTGACTGGTAGGCAGATTCGGTATTACGAAGAACAGGGTCTGATTTCGCCTAGTCGGACGGAATCGAAACGACGACTTTATTCCTTTAATGATGTCGAACGTCTACTCGCAATCAAGGACTTCATCGACCAAGGATTCAACTTGGCGGCGATTCGCCACATGTTGGATAATGAGGGGACTACAGAAACGGACTCAACCGCTTCAAAGGAACCGGTCAGTGAGACTCCGAAGATTTCGGAAAAAGAATTGCACAAATTGTTGAAAACACAGCTTCAAGAAGCTGGACGTTTCAATAAGACGTCACTCATCCAAGGTGAGTTGTCACGTTTTTATCGATGA